Proteins encoded together in one Oncorhynchus mykiss isolate Arlee chromosome 7, USDA_OmykA_1.1, whole genome shotgun sequence window:
- the LOC110528332 gene encoding green-sensitive opsin-2-like: MIMVLFGFTITITSALNGYFIFGPMGCAIEGFMATLGGEVALWSLVVLAVERYIVVCKPMGSFTFTSTHAGAGVAFTWIAAMACAAPPLVGWSRYIPEGMQCSCGPDYYTLAEGFNNESYVIYMFTCHFIIPVCMIAFTYGSLVLTVKAAAASQQDSASTQKAEKEVTRMCVLMVCGFMIAWTPYASLAAYIFFNKGIAFSAQSMAIPAFFSKSSALFNPIIYVLMNKQFRGCMLAAVGMKAEEDETSVSASKTEVSSVGPA, translated from the exons ATGATAATGGTCCTCTTTGgattcaccatcaccatcacatctGCTCTTAATGGCTACTTCATCTTTGGGCCAATGGGCTGTGCTATTGAGGGCTTCATGGCTACACTTGGAG GTGAGGTTGCCCTGTGGTCTCTGGTAGTGCTGGCTGTCGAGAGATACATTGTGGTCTGCAAGCCCATGGGCAGCTTCACGTTCACTTCCACCCATGCTGGTGCTGGTGTGGCATTCACCTGGATAGCTGCTATGGCTTGTGCTGCTCCCCCACTTGTTGGCTGGTCCAG GTACATCCCAGAGGGCATGCAATGCTCATGTGGACCTGACTACTACACCTTGGCCGAAGGCTTCAACAATGAATCATATGTGATCTACATGTTTACCTGCCACTTCATCATCCCAGTCTGTATGATCGCCTTCACTTATGGAAGTCTTGTCCTGACAGTCAAGGCG GCTGCAGCTTCCCAGCAGGACTCAGCATCTACCCAGAAAGCTGAGAAGGAAGTGACACGTATGTGTGTCCTGATGGTTTGTGGTTTCATGATCGCCTGGACCCCCTATGCCAGCCTTGCTGCCTACATCTTCTTCAACAAAGGAATTGCCTTCAGTGCCCAGTCCATGGCTATACCTGCCTTCTTCTCCAAGAGCTCAGCTTTGTTCAACCCCATTATCTATGTTCTGATGAACAAACAG TTCCGTGGCTGCATGCTGGCTGCTGTAGGGATGAAAGCAGAAGAAGATGAGACGTCTGTGTCAGCAAGCAAGACAGAAGTTTCTTCTGTGGGACCTGCATAG